Proteins co-encoded in one Yamadazyma tenuis chromosome 1, complete sequence genomic window:
- the PHO87 gene encoding member of the phosphate permease (COG:P; EggNog:ENOG503P01J): protein MKFNQSLKFNIVPEWSDHYLAYDHLKKIIYGLQKKQLDLDIEFKLNPTTVSDLLDQLGSDLSKTSSRTSTTSLTRTEIHEDSTSEFKRFKTGASTADAENTEPHDDRSASNDIASCLRKLEAATKKKTFNPLLEFAKQLLMELEKIDQFYAQIYQEINGEYNYLIKDLLTLNEAHIFNYIESEEKEGATKLSRTTSHFTIAEDQAEVDSSDDDADYEHNESTALVNPKNFNVRLQKLVTLKQSNKSVFIKMNELKSFIELNKIGFAKITKKFDKNLNYDIKDDFITNFLVQNSVIFNDTSLIRLNQRIDRIVNSFTFISHRLDPSKSIESIRFELNSYLRDHIIWERNTVWKDLLSLQTKRQDFHLNSDDLLDLSMKKYTVLGVGFSLPRFLVSWQTFKILLAVVAFVVFMAVKTFNDPVEGRALAVLITCAILWATEAIPLFATAMLVPLLVVTCKILRNDDNSVMDASDAAKLILSDMWTSVIMILVGGFALAAALSKYNIAKILSSWILSLVGTKPRNILLTIMMVSLFLSMWISNVATPVLCYSLIQPVLKTLPTDSPFAQALILGIAFASNIGGMASPISSPQNVVAIESMSPNPGWGNWFAIALPVSIIAVVAIWLELILTFKVSTSNVKPFKPIKDKWTVKQMVVLAITLATILLWCVLTKIEDTFGASGIIAVIPIVLFFGSGLLKTADLNNFPWSIVILAMGGLALGSGISSSGLLSTIAQALQKRVEHYDVWVIMIIFGILILVIATFVSHTVAALIIVPLVKEVGEKLPGDHSNLLVMGIALLASAAMGLPTSGFPNVTAISMTDELGKRYLTVNTFITRGVPASFIAYIIVITIGYGIMNALKF, encoded by the coding sequence ATGAAGTTTAACCAGTCTTTGAAATTCAATATCGTTCCTGAGTGGTCAGACCACTATTTGGCCTATGACCACTTGAAAAAAATCATCTATGGGTTGCAGAAGAAACAGCTCGACTTGGACATCGAGTTCAAACTCAACCCCACCACCGTATCGGACCTCTTGGACCAACTCGGCCTGGATCTTTCCAAAACCAGTTCTCGGacatccaccaccagtcTCACCCGCACTGAGATTCATGAGGACTCTACCAGTGAATTTAAACGGTTTAAAACGGGGGCATCGACAGCTGACGCCGAGAACACCGAACCCCACGACGACCGGTCTGCTAGCAACGACATCGCCAGTTGTTTACGGAAATTGGAGGCCGCTACCAAGAAAAAAACTTTCAACCCATTGTTGGAATTTGCCAAgcagttgttgatggagttggaaaaaatCGACCAGTTCTACGCGCAGATTTACCAGGAGATCAATGGGGAGTACAACTACCTCATCAAGGATTTGCTCACGTTGAATGAGGCGCATATTTTCAATTATATCGAGTCAGAGGAGAAAGAAGGAGCCACAAAGCTCAGCAGAACCACCAGCCATTTCACCATTGCTGAGGACCAAGCTGAGGTGGACTCGTCGGACGACGATGCGGACTACGAGCACAACGAGTCGACAGCTTTGGTCAACCCCAAGAACTTTAATGTTCGGTTACAGAAACTTGTGACGTTGAAACAAAGTAACAAGTCGGTGTTCATCAAGatgaatgagttgaagTCATTTATCGAGTTGAATAAAATCGGGTTTGCcaagatcaccaagaaatttgataagaacttgaactacGACATCAAGGACGactttatcaccaactttcTCGTACAGAATTCGGTTATTTTCAATGACACCAGTTTGATCCGGCTTAACCAACGGATCGACCGTATTGTCAACTCGTTCACGTTCATCTCCCACCGCTTGGACCCTTCCAAGTCAATAGAGTCGATTCGGTTCGAGCTCAACTCCTACTTGCGCGACCATATCATCTGGGAGAGAAACACCGTATGGAAggacttgttgagtttACAGACCAAGAGACAGGACTTCCACTTGAACTCCGAcgacttgttggacttgagcATGAAAAAGTACACGGTCCTTGGAGTGGGCTTTAGTCTCCCCCGGTTTTTGGTGAGTTGGCAGACGTTTAAGATTCttttggcggtggtggcTTTTGTGGTGTTTATGGCCGTCAAGACTTTCAATGACCCGGTTGAGGGAAGAGCTTTGGCGGTCTTGATCACCTGTGCGATTTTATGGGCCACTGAGGCCATTCCGTTATTTGCAACCGCCATGTTGGTGCCATTATTGGTGGTGACTTGCAAAATCTTGCGGAACGACGACAACAGTGTTATGGACGCCTCGGACGCGGCAAAGCTTATCTTGAGCGACATGTGGACGTCGGTGATCATGATTTTGGTGGGCGGGTTTGCGTTAGCAGCCGCGTTGTCCAAGTATAATATTGCCAAGATCCTCAGCTCGTGGATCTTGTCGTTGGTGGGGACCAAACCCAGAAACATCTTGTTGACGATCATGATGGTGTCATTGTTCTTGTCGATGTGGATCTCGAACGTGGCTACTCCCGTGTTGTGTTATTCATTGATCCAGCCGGTGTTGAAAACCCTCCCCACCGACTCTCCATTTGCCCAGGCGTTGATCTTGGGAATTGCGTTTGCTTCCAATATTGGGGGCATGGCCTCGCCTATCTCGTCTCCACAGAACGTGGTGGCCATTGAGTCGATGAGTCCCAATCCCGGTTGGGGAAACTGGTTCGCCATTGCGCTTCCAGTGTCGATCATCGCCGTTGTGGCCATTTGGCTcgagttgattttgaccTTTAAGGTCAGCACCTCCAATGTCAAGCCCTTCAAGCCCATCAAGGATAAATGGACTGTTAAGCAGATGGTGGTGCTTGCAATCACTTTGGCAACGATTTTGTTGTGGTGTGTGTTGACGAAGATCGAAGACACTTTTGGAGCCTCGGGGATTATTGCTGTGATCCCAATTGTATTGTTCTTTGGAAGTGGATTATTGAAAACTGccgacttgaacaacttccCCTGGTCGATTGTGATTTTGGCCATGGGTGGGTTGGCCTTGGGTAGTGGAATCTCGTCGTCGGGTTTATTGAGTACGATTGCTCAGGCTTTGCAGAAGAGAGTTGAGCACTACGATGTGTGGGTGATTATGATCATTTTCgggattttgattttggtcATTGCTACCTTTGTTTCACACACGGTGGCTGCCTTGATTATTGTACCATTGGTGAAGGAAGTGGGAGAAAAGCTTCCTGGGGACCattccaacttgttggttATGGGTATTGCTTTATTGGCATCGGCAGCCATGGGATTACCCACGTCGGGATTCCCCAACGTCACGGCTATTTCTATGACGGACGAGTTGGGCAAACGGTACTTGACGGTCAACACCTTTATTACAAGAGGAGTACCCGCCAGTTTTATTGCATATATCATTGTCATTACCATTGGTTATGGTATTATGAACGCTCTCAAGTTTTAG
- the lub1 gene encoding WD repeat protein Lub1 (COG:I; EggNog:ENOG503NUQN; BUSCO:EOG09261B3Q) — MVYKLSKTLIGHEQDVKDVATTPGDAVAPRVVSCSRDGTIRAWSLSDQSHSIVFHSSTNSFINAVCCLDDNLVASGGKDNVVFINSLDEPVNDVGIYNLIGHQNNICSLHHRHNKLISSSWDGTAKVWDLSTYECVLTLKSDTGMSVLDAVIVDDNRYLTCSADKYIRFWNGNSVTHIFKGHTDVVRKLLLLGDGTFASCSNDGTIKIWSLEGTLISTLSGHESFIYDLVALPNGLLVSAGEDRSVRIWKGQALLQAITLPCISNWCLTNVGNDIVVGSSDNSIRIFTSDPERYAAKEDLERFEESVKTSTIAEQSVDINKTDVPGYERLEVHGTEGQTVMVKSPVGVIEAYQWSNGQWNKIGDVVGSSASSDKKVHNGKEYDYVFDVDFEDGKPPLKLPYNAGDNTYTVANQFLADNELPASYVQDVVAFLEKNTQGVSLTETSDSVETKAQVSLSVLPVTQYIQFKDINSSQLNRGLTKFNDSQTHKLSSIPTNFDVSSSEAADMITNLVPQVFEWDESSYLVGFDLLRSLIGKLGISDILKNENLPELVQSFIEKGAASENPSVLMMFGRFLNNLVDSVLFMQIYADSEGDNVTFSSALFQLLDTLTQKKVDQHHKHYNQCITGFSTLIYNLSAVQVKQKVGSGDLAKYINDTNIEEANYRLLIALGNLKYIKAVATPLPSWAHKHSEPRFISLFNDINSL; from the coding sequence ATGGTGTACAAACTCAGCAAAACTCTCATAGGCCATGAGCAGGACGTCAAAGATGTCGCCACCACCCCGGGTGATGCGGTGGCGCCCCGCGTGGTCTCCTGCTCCCGGGATGGTACCATCCGCGCCTGGAGCCTTCTGGATCAATCCCACTCAATTGTATTCCattcatccacaaactcctTCATCAACGCTGTGTGCTGCTTGGACGATAACTTGGTGGCCAGCGGTGGTAAGGACAACGTTGTGTTCATCAATTCGCTCGATGAGCCCGTCAATGACGTGGGAATCTATAACTTGATTGGCCACCAGAACAACATCTGTTCtctccaccaccgccacAACAAGCTCATTAGCTCTAGTTGGGACGGCACTGCCAAGGTCTGGGACTTGTCGACCTACGAGTGTGTGCTTACTTTGAAGAGTGATACTGGCATGTCGGTTTTGGATGCGGTTATCGTCGATGACAATCGGTACTTGACTTGTTCCGCCGATAAGTACATCAGGTTCTGGAACGGCAATTCGGTGACCCATATCTTCAAAGGTCATACCGATGTGGTGAGAAAGTTGTTGCTTTTAGGAGATGGTACGTTCGCCTCTTGTTCGAATGATGGAACCATTAAGATCTGGTCCTTGGAAGGAACATTGATTTCGACTTTACTGGGTCATGAGTCCTTCATTTACGATCTTGTGGCCCTTCCCAACGGATTGTTGGTTAGTGCAGGCGAGGACCGGTCGGTCAGAATCTGGAAAGGTCAGGCTCTCCTACAGGCCATTACTTTACCATGTATTTCCAACTGGTGTTTGACAAATGTAGGCAATGATATTGTGGTGGGCTCTTCCGACAACTCCATCAGAATCTTCACCAGCGATCCAGAGAGATATGCCGCCAAAGAAGACCTCGAGCGGTTCGAGGAGTCTGTCAAAACCTCTACCATTGCTGAACAGTCGGTCGATATCAACAAAACTGACGTGCCCGGTTACGAGAGACTCGAGGTTCATGGCACTGAGGGCCAAACAGTCATGGTCAAAAGCCCTGTGGGGGTTATTGAGGCATACCAATGGTCCAACGGTCAGTGGAATaaaattggtgatgtgGTGGGCTCGTCTGCTTCTTCAGACAAAAAGGTCCACAACGGTAAAGAGTACGATTATGTGTTTGATGTGGACTTCGAAGACGGCAAGCCCCCTTTGAAGTTGCCATACAATGCGGGTGACAATACATATACCGTTGCCAATCAATTTTTGGCTGATAATGAATTACCTGCTAGTTACGTTCAAGATGTGGTTGCCTTTTTAGAAAAAAACACTCAAGGAGTTAGTTTGACAGAAACGTCCGACTCGGTCGAGACAAAGGCACAAGTGTCCCTCTCTGTTCTTCCAGTGACTCAGTATATCCAGTTCAAGGACATTAACAGCTCTCAGTTGAACAGAGGAttgaccaagttcaatgacCTGCAAACTCATAAGCTTTCATCCATTCCCACAAACTTTGACGTTTCCAGCTCCGAGGCAGCCGATATGATCACAAACTTGGTTCCTCAGGTATTTGAGTGGGATGAGTCGTCGTATCTTGTTGGgtttgacttgttgagaCTGTTGATTGGCAAATTGGGCATTAGtgatatcttgaagaacgAAAACCTACCCGAACTAGTGCAGtctttcattgaaaaaggTGCAGCAAGTGAAAACCCCAGTGTTCTCATGATGTTTGGAaggtttttgaacaacttggtggattcGGTGTTGTTCATGCAAATCTACGCCGACTCTGAAGGTGATAATGTCACGTTCAGCAGTGCactcttccaactcctcGATACATTGACACAAAAGAAAGTCGACCAGCACCATAAGCACTACAACCAGTGTATCACCGGCTTTTCGACATTAATCTACAATTTGTCTgctgttcaagtcaaacaaaaagTCGGATCGGGTGACCTTGCAAAATACATTAATGATACAaacattgaagaagctaaTTACAGGTTGCTCATAGCTTTAGGAAACTTGAAGTATATAAAGGCAGTCGCTACACCCTTACCATCATGGGCTCACAAGCATTCGGAACCGCGGTTCATCTCGTTGTTTAACGACATAAATAGCTTATAG
- a CDS encoding uncharacterized protein (EggNog:ENOG503P8H8; COG:S), whose product MDASSKRIDGTILQANQGKIVRIIGKLEQYDGTNGTLKSNGDVQLNLSSVTTDLDFEVNNNYEVIGKVGDDLSISVYSVLAISDNFKLDNYFQLVKFINKVPELFY is encoded by the coding sequence ATGGACGCATCAAGTAAGAGAATCGACGGCACAATCTTACAGGCCAACCAAGGAAAGATCGTACGCATAATTGGAAAATTGGAACAATATGATGGTACCAATGGCACTCTCAAGAGCAACGGTGACGTTCAGTTAAACCTCAGTTCTGTAACCACCGATTTGGATTTTGAAGTCAACAACAATTACGAAGTCATTGGCAAAGTGGGTGATGATTTGAGCATCAGTGTATACTCGGTGTTGGCAATAAgtgacaacttcaaacttgacaactattttcaactcgtcaagttcatcaataaagtACCCGAGTTATTTTATTAA
- the TRP3 gene encoding anthranilate synthase / indole-3-glycerol phosphate synthase (COG:E; EggNog:ENOG503NU49; BUSCO:EOG09261OLD; MEROPS:MER0045094): MTTDKKRVLMIDNYDSFTWNLYQYLNQSKYCDKVDVYRNDEITIEQIENDIKPDLLFISPGPGHPSTDAGISRAAIDYFKGKIPIVGVCMGLQCMFEVFGGSVTYAGEIVHGKTTTIHHDGKGMFTDIPQSVAVTRYHSLAGSLSSLPDCLEVTARTETSPQIIMGIRHKKYAIEGVQFHPESILTEEGHVMIDNLLKINGAYWADSQKIPVKENILNKIYDQRRKDYDEIAQLPGKSLEELQEYLDLGLAPKLINFYHRLNSTKENSRNIILSEFKRASPSKGVINIKANPVKQALTYASNGCSAISVLTEPNWFKGSIEDMALIRKSIDSVENRPAVLRKEFIFNQYQILEARLQGADSVLLIVKMLEPVLLAQLYDYSLELGMVPLVEINNDEELKTALTLGTKEPMVIGVNNRNLVSFDVDLNTTTNLLDSIRSNGRDILVLALSGITSVEDVVQYKKQGVDGYLIGESLMRAEESGHAAQFLADLCTC, from the coding sequence ATGACCACCGACAAGAAACGGGTGTTGATGATCGACAACTACGACTCGTTCACCTGGAACTTATATCAGTACTTGAACCAGAGCAAGTATTGTGACAAGGTGGACGTTTACCGTAACgatgaaatcaccatcGAGCAGATTGAGAACGACATAAAGCCTGATTTATTGTTCATCAGTCCTGGCCCCGGTCACCCTTCCACCGATGCTGGTATCAGCAGAGCCGCAATTGATTACTTTAAGGGCAAGATCCCCATTGTGGGTGTTTGTATGGGATTACAGTGCATGTTTGAGGTTTTCGGTGGGTCCGTCACCTACGCGGGAGAAATTGTTCACGGtaaaaccaccaccatccACCACGACGGTAAGGGGATGTTCACCGATATCCCCCAGTCGGTTGCCGTCACCCGGTACCACTCTTTGGCTGGTAGCCTTCTGTCGTTGCCGGACTGCTTGGAAGTCACCGCTAGAACCGAGACCAGCCCTCAGATTATCATGGGCATAAGACACAAGAAGTACGCCATTGAAGGAGTGCAGTTCCACCCCGAGTCGATTTTGACAGAAGAGGGCCATGTGATGATAGACAAccttttgaagatcaacGGGGCGTACTGGGCGGATAGTCAAAAGATTCCCGTTAAAGAGAATATCTTAAACAAGATATAcgatcaaagaagaaaagactACGACGAAATCGCTCAATTGCCCGGTAAATCATTAGAAGAGTTGCAGGAatacttggacttggggTTGGCGCCAaagctcatcaacttctACCATCGGTTGAATTCCACCAAGGAAAACAGCCGGAATATCATTTTGAGCGAGTTCAAAAGAGCATCTCCTTCCAAGGGAGTGATAAACATCAAGGCCAACCCCGTGAAGCAGGCATTAACATACGCAAGCAATGGGTGCTCAGCTATTTCCGTGTTGACGGAACCCAACTGGTTCAAAGGGTCAATTGAAGATATGGCGTTGATTCGCAAGAGCATCGACCTGGTGGAAAATAGGCCGGCAGTGTTGAGAAAAGAGTTTATCTTCAACCAGTATCAGATCTTAGAGGCCCGGTTACAGGGAGCCGACTCAGTGTTGTTGATTGTGAAGATGTTGGAGCCGGTGTTGTTGGCGCAGTTATATGACTATTCGTTGGAGTTGGGAATGGTTCCGTTGGTAGAGATTAACAACgacgaagagttgaaaACGGCCTTAACGTTGGGCACAAAAGAGCCCATGGTGATTGGGGTCAATAACCGGAACTTGGTGAGTTTTGATGTTGACTTGAACACAACCACCAACTTACTTGACAGTATCAGGCTGAATGGCAGAGacattttggtgttggccCTAAGCGGAATTACCTCGGTGGAAGATGTGGTGCAATACAAGAAACAGGGAGTTGATGGGTACTTGATTGGTGAAAGTTTGATGAGAGCAGAGGAGAGTGGTCACGCTGCCCAGTTCCTAGCCGACTTGTGCACCTGCTGA